A genomic window from Cryomorphaceae bacterium includes:
- a CDS encoding SIS domain-containing protein produces MLQDKIKQLIAREVAAIQNIPVDGSIAGVVDLIHKQVHERSGKVVISGIGKAGQIGINIATTLSSTGTPAIFLHPSEAQHGDLGVLQPNDVMLLISNSGKTREILELVQLTRNLYPEINIIALSGQQESPLAEHAHHLLYTGDPQEICPLGLTPTTSTTVMTVVGDILIVLLMEKIGFTREEYAKRHHSGYLGDKARQNTDFQ; encoded by the coding sequence ATGCTTCAAGATAAAATAAAGCAACTTATTGCCCGCGAAGTAGCGGCTATTCAGAACATTCCGGTTGACGGTTCTATTGCTGGTGTGGTGGATCTCATCCACAAGCAGGTACATGAACGTTCAGGAAAAGTGGTCATCTCCGGAATCGGAAAAGCCGGGCAGATAGGCATCAACATTGCCACTACCCTGAGCTCAACCGGCACTCCGGCCATCTTTCTCCACCCTAGTGAGGCACAGCACGGAGATTTGGGTGTGCTTCAACCCAACGATGTGATGTTGCTGATTTCGAACTCGGGCAAAACCCGCGAAATTCTGGAGTTAGTGCAACTTACCCGCAACCTGTACCCCGAAATCAATATTATTGCCTTAAGTGGTCAGCAGGAATCTCCGCTTGCCGAACATGCGCATCATTTATTGTACACGGGAGACCCTCAGGAAATTTGTCCGCTCGGCCTCACTCCTACTACTTCTACCACGGTGATGACGGTTGTTGGCGACATTCTCATTGTGTTGCTGATGGAAAAGATTGGCTTTACCCGAGAGGAATACGCCAAGCGGCACCACAGCGGATACCTGGGTGATAAAGCGCGCCAAAACACCGATTTTCAATAA
- a CDS encoding YeeE/YedE family protein, whose translation MIEWISQPWPWYVAGPLIVFVMFLMLWFGKQLGVSSSFRTACAMTGAGKYIPFFDMNWREQMWNIMFVAGIFLGGFIGGNLLSDGQPLEVAPQTLQDLSEMGISAPGHDLVPTEIFSWEQLFTVRSLVFLVVGGFLIGFGTRWAGGCTSGHAIMGLSNLQLPSLIAVVGFFIGGLLMTHILFPFLLQL comes from the coding sequence ATGATTGAATGGATTTCTCAACCCTGGCCTTGGTATGTGGCCGGGCCGCTCATTGTTTTTGTAATGTTCCTGATGCTGTGGTTCGGCAAGCAGCTCGGGGTTTCTTCTTCCTTCCGAACAGCCTGCGCCATGACTGGAGCAGGTAAATACATCCCCTTCTTTGATATGAACTGGCGCGAGCAAATGTGGAACATCATGTTCGTGGCGGGAATTTTTCTCGGTGGGTTTATCGGGGGCAATCTTCTTTCTGATGGTCAACCCCTTGAGGTAGCTCCTCAAACCCTTCAGGACTTGAGTGAAATGGGTATTTCAGCCCCTGGCCACGATTTGGTGCCTACCGAAATTTTCTCGTGGGAGCAACTGTTTACTGTGCGCTCGCTCGTATTTCTCGTAGTGGGTGGTTTTCTCATCGGATTCGGAACGCGATGGGCCGGCGGTTGCACCTCAGGGCACGCAATTATGGGACTTTCAAACCTGCAGCTCCCCTCGCTGATTGCCGTAGTTGGCTTCTTCATCGGAGGGCTACTCATGACCCACATCTTGTTTCCATTTTTACTTCAACTTTAA
- a CDS encoding YeeE/YedE family protein, which yields MLNIIKFLVAGTLFGLILTKSEVISWYRIQEMFRFQSFHMYGIIGSAVILGAIVVQVIKKLGMKSMDGEAISLAPKDMSITRYLVGGALFGMGWAMTGSCPGPLYAHVGYGYTVMLVAIVSAVAGTMLYGALREKLPH from the coding sequence ATGCTCAACATCATAAAGTTTCTCGTTGCCGGAACGTTGTTCGGCCTTATACTCACCAAATCTGAAGTGATTTCTTGGTATCGCATTCAGGAAATGTTTCGTTTTCAATCCTTTCACATGTACGGCATCATTGGCTCAGCAGTAATTCTGGGGGCAATCGTGGTGCAGGTCATTAAAAAACTGGGCATGAAGTCTATGGATGGCGAAGCCATATCATTGGCACCAAAAGACATGTCAATCACCCGTTATCTCGTTGGTGGAGCCCTTTTCGGGATGGGATGGGCCATGACCGGCTCATGCCCGGGACCGCTCTACGCCCACGTGGGATATGGTTACACAGTAATGCTGGTGGCCATTGTTAGTGCCGTTGCAGGTACCATGCTTTACGGAGCACTTCGCGAGAAGCTGCCGCACTAA
- a CDS encoding polyisoprenoid-binding protein — protein MKNLLLSIFAASGLLMVVPTTSAQGFYPDKSYIEFTAKNFWVRTVTGTITGWKGSVQFNPSEPNKAQFDVRAKVKTIESGIEERDDHLRSSDFFHVEVYPEMRFESKRVEQKNEGFVAHGKLTIKDVTREVSLPFTADGNKLEGKLSIKRRDYNVGLDQSNFSVGNDIEVRIVCVLK, from the coding sequence ATGAAAAACCTGCTTCTTTCCATCTTTGCTGCCTCGGGCTTGCTGATGGTTGTTCCAACAACATCTGCCCAGGGTTTCTACCCTGATAAATCTTACATCGAGTTCACTGCCAAGAATTTCTGGGTGCGTACCGTTACAGGAACCATCACCGGATGGAAGGGCTCTGTGCAATTCAATCCATCCGAGCCGAACAAGGCCCAGTTTGATGTACGGGCTAAAGTGAAAACCATTGAAAGCGGTATCGAAGAGCGCGATGATCACCTTCGCTCTTCAGACTTTTTTCATGTTGAAGTGTATCCTGAGATGCGGTTCGAATCCAAGCGTGTTGAACAAAAGAACGAAGGATTTGTAGCTCACGGAAAGCTTACCATCAAGGATGTAACCCGTGAAGTGAGCCTTCCCTTTACAGCCGATGGCAACAAACTGGAAGGAAAGCTATCTATAAAGCGTCGCGATTACAATGTAGGTTTGGATCAGAGCAATTTCTCGGTGGGCAACGACATTGAAGTTCGCATTGTGTGTGTGCTGAAGTAA